The following proteins come from a genomic window of Candidatus Nanopelagicales bacterium:
- a CDS encoding nucleoside deaminase: protein MVRAIAECTSLCGPDDIPVAALVVSAEGALLAVAGNRREADTDPTAHAEVLALRAAAAHAGSWRLLGATLYVTLEPCPMCAGAAVNARVSRIVFGAWNPDYGACGSMWDLPRDRRLSHRCEVLGGIRESECSELVRQFFTPRRAGT from the coding sequence ATGGTTCGAGCCATCGCTGAGTGCACTTCGCTCTGCGGCCCTGACGACATCCCGGTGGCAGCGCTGGTCGTGTCCGCTGAGGGCGCGCTCCTGGCGGTGGCTGGGAACCGCCGGGAAGCTGACACCGACCCAACCGCACACGCCGAAGTCCTGGCCTTGCGGGCCGCCGCGGCGCACGCCGGGTCTTGGCGCCTGCTAGGGGCGACTTTGTACGTGACGCTGGAGCCCTGCCCCATGTGCGCTGGCGCTGCCGTCAATGCGCGCGTGAGCCGCATCGTGTTCGGGGCCTGGAACCCCGACTATGGCGCGTGCGGATCAATGTGGGACCTGCCGCGCGACCGCCGTCTGTCCCACCGATGCGAGGTCCTGGGCGGCATCAGGGAGAGTGAGTGCTCTGAGCTGGTCAGGCAGTTCTTCACCCCCCGACGGGCAGGCACCTAG
- a CDS encoding ROK family protein has translation MALTLTIDCGGTGIKGSVLNDLGQMTAEQIWVDTPYPLPPDAFVETIAQIAAQLPGAERATVGMPGMIRHGRVISTPHYVTKRGPHTAVAPDLVEEWRNYEAQRHIAETLGLPTIVLNDAEVAGAGAVTGFGFEVVFTLGTGLGCAIFDDGRLLPHLEVSRSPVRRGLIYDTYIGDATRNRMGDLAWSRRVRKVLIGLRPMFEWDRLYLGGGNGSKVLQEDLLAVGGSILVVPNSAGIIGGVKAWDLQVGQLRQPMSASGRPHVELHRHHPPVADE, from the coding sequence GTGGCCCTAACCCTGACAATCGACTGCGGCGGCACCGGTATCAAAGGGTCGGTGCTCAACGACTTGGGTCAGATGACAGCCGAGCAGATCTGGGTGGATACCCCATATCCGTTGCCGCCAGACGCCTTCGTCGAGACGATCGCGCAGATAGCGGCTCAGTTGCCCGGCGCCGAGCGGGCCACCGTAGGAATGCCGGGGATGATCCGCCACGGCCGGGTCATCTCGACGCCCCACTACGTGACCAAACGGGGTCCGCACACGGCTGTGGCGCCCGATCTTGTCGAGGAGTGGCGTAACTACGAGGCACAAAGGCACATCGCGGAAACTTTGGGACTGCCGACGATCGTGCTGAACGATGCGGAAGTCGCCGGCGCCGGCGCGGTTACGGGCTTCGGCTTCGAGGTTGTCTTCACTCTGGGCACGGGTCTTGGGTGCGCCATCTTCGATGACGGTCGTTTGTTGCCGCATCTCGAGGTGTCGCGTTCGCCGGTTCGCCGAGGACTGATCTACGACACATACATCGGGGACGCTACGCGCAACCGGATGGGTGACCTGGCGTGGTCGCGGCGAGTGCGGAAGGTCCTAATCGGGCTTCGTCCGATGTTCGAATGGGATCGGCTGTACCTGGGCGGCGGAAACGGGTCCAAAGTGCTGCAAGAGGACCTTCTCGCGGTGGGCGGGTCAATTCTCGTTGTGCCGAACTCCGCTGGAATCATCGGGGGAGTGAAGGCCTGGGACCTGCAAGTTGGGCAACTGCGGCAGCCTATGAGTGCCAGCGGCCGGCCGCATGTTGAGTTGCATCGGCATCACCCGCCCGTCGCTGACGAGTAG
- a CDS encoding NAD(P)(+) transhydrogenase (Re/Si-specific) subunit beta produces the protein MTEIMPTWVDLVNLVAAVLFILTLKGLSHPRTARRGVLLGASAAVIATVVVFFAGIPLRNLGLILAAIVVGSVVGAYAARKVKMTQMPQMVALFNGVGGGSAALVSVIEYMENATEDRISLTATVFTVVVGSTSFTGSMVTFLKLQELITTRPVVIFAGKYITSLVAAAVVVGAVWLVIAPQTWLLVALLALSLVFGVLFVLPVGGADVPIVISLLNAFTGLAVAASGYVLGNVLLIVAGTLVGAAGTLLTKLMADGMGRPISNTLFGAFNASASAAAGGGVARPVRSGTAQDVAIMLSFASKVILVPGYGLAVAQAQGTLRELADVLAAKGIDVDYAIHPVAGRMPGHMNVLLAEANVPYEQLKEMDEVNPEFGIADVALVVGANDVVNPAAKSDPTAPIYGMPILDVQAARQIVFLKRSMRPGFAGIENELLFDPKTTMLFGDAKDSLAKVVTAVKSL, from the coding sequence ATGACTGAGATAATGCCGACCTGGGTTGACCTAGTAAACCTGGTAGCCGCGGTCCTGTTCATTCTCACCTTGAAGGGACTTTCGCACCCTCGAACCGCCCGCCGTGGGGTTCTTCTGGGCGCCTCCGCCGCGGTAATCGCCACCGTCGTGGTGTTCTTCGCTGGCATACCGCTTCGTAACCTGGGACTGATCCTCGCGGCGATTGTCGTCGGCAGCGTCGTCGGCGCGTATGCGGCCAGGAAAGTCAAGATGACCCAGATGCCACAAATGGTGGCACTGTTCAACGGTGTCGGTGGCGGTTCGGCCGCGCTGGTGTCGGTGATCGAGTACATGGAGAACGCCACTGAAGACAGGATCTCGCTAACCGCGACCGTGTTCACCGTGGTTGTCGGATCGACGTCGTTCACCGGTTCAATGGTCACGTTCCTGAAGCTGCAGGAACTCATCACTACGCGTCCCGTAGTGATTTTCGCCGGCAAGTACATAACGTCGCTGGTGGCAGCCGCCGTAGTTGTCGGAGCGGTCTGGCTCGTCATCGCACCTCAGACCTGGTTGCTGGTCGCGCTGCTCGCACTGTCGTTGGTGTTCGGTGTGCTGTTCGTTCTCCCGGTCGGGGGCGCGGACGTACCAATCGTCATCTCCTTGTTGAACGCGTTCACCGGGCTCGCAGTCGCGGCCAGCGGTTACGTGCTCGGCAACGTCCTGCTCATCGTCGCCGGAACCCTAGTGGGAGCAGCCGGAACGCTGCTGACCAAGCTGATGGCGGACGGCATGGGCCGCCCGATCTCCAACACGCTGTTCGGGGCGTTCAACGCGTCGGCGTCGGCAGCCGCAGGAGGCGGCGTTGCTCGGCCCGTTCGCTCGGGCACGGCGCAAGACGTCGCTATCATGCTGAGTTTCGCCAGCAAGGTGATTCTGGTCCCCGGCTACGGACTCGCCGTGGCTCAGGCTCAGGGGACGCTCCGGGAACTGGCCGATGTCCTGGCGGCCAAGGGCATCGACGTCGACTACGCGATCCACCCCGTCGCCGGCCGCATGCCGGGACACATGAACGTGTTGCTGGCCGAGGCCAATGTGCCATACGAACAGCTCAAGGAGATGGACGAGGTCAACCCCGAGTTCGGGATCGCCGATGTCGCGCTGGTCGTTGGTGCCAACGATGTGGTGAACCCAGCCGCGAAGAGCGATCCGACGGCGCCCATCTACGGAATGCCGATCCTGGACGTCCAGGCAGCCAGGCAGATCGTGTTCCTGAAGCGTTCCATGCGGCCTGGCTTCGCGGGTATCGAGAACGAGCTTTTGTTCGACCCGAAGACCACGATGCTCTTCGGCGACGCCAAGGATTCGCTGGCCAAAGTAGTCACGGCGGTGAAGTCCCTGTAG
- a CDS encoding tRNA adenosine deaminase-associated protein: MDESGVDFAFVATSEDGNWVVTQVLPPAADSLDELISCARQRQGEFGALAFVSVADEFFVAIRLQGSRTRILLSDANAIFDWPIAEDAAELLGLEIDDDEDLPDVEPAGDLKLFADLGLSAPDLDLLCADPELYPSEQIGAISAKLGFGEDFSDLSRAMSA, encoded by the coding sequence ATGGACGAGTCCGGTGTGGATTTCGCGTTCGTCGCGACCAGCGAGGACGGCAACTGGGTCGTGACTCAAGTACTGCCGCCCGCAGCTGACTCGTTGGACGAACTCATCTCTTGCGCGCGGCAGCGTCAGGGGGAGTTCGGTGCCCTGGCGTTCGTCTCGGTAGCCGATGAGTTCTTCGTGGCCATCCGCCTTCAGGGCTCGCGCACGCGCATTCTGCTCTCCGACGCCAACGCGATCTTCGACTGGCCCATCGCTGAGGACGCCGCGGAATTGCTTGGCCTTGAGATCGACGATGACGAAGACCTTCCGGATGTTGAACCGGCTGGAGACCTCAAGCTGTTCGCCGATCTTGGGCTATCCGCCCCCGATCTGGACCTGCTGTGCGCCGACCCGGAGCTGTATCCGTCCGAGCAGATAGGCGCCATCTCGGCCAAGCTCGGCTTTGGTGAGGACTTCAGCGATTTGTCCAGGGCCATGTCGGCCTGA
- the dnaX gene encoding DNA polymerase III subunit gamma/tau, whose translation MSLDPAPRYRPALYRIYRPALLSEVIGQEHVTGPLGRALESGQLHHAFLFSGPRGCGKTSTARILARSMLCERGPTPDPCGECQFCVALAPNGPGLIDVIELDAASHGGVDDTRDLRERAAFVPAQARFKVYIIDEAHMVTKDGFNALLKLIEEPPDHLKFIFATTEVEKVIPTIRSRTFNYAFRLVSDREIQENLAMICDAESVEYDAGALMLIARAGGGSVRDAQSILGQLIAGASGKPLLQSEVAEQLGVTDEALLDAVVECLADQDGAGLFAVIDKVISSGHDVRRFVTDLLHRFRDLLVLCHAGSNPDLLDVSNDRLDTLSHQAGRFSQQELSWLCDQVNQGLSHVKGSTSPRLQLEILAAKLLLPAAAGDDALASRVATVERRLAALGSGAIHVTPASAAPPTVAAPPSVAPSAPSAVGPPASAAPPARGARESAGPPPPPRLTTVREARTPQEEPEPSEAPTAASSAELSVESVRRIWQELMQQVATSSRVAAAMWEGSEPVAIEDGHLVVRVPTAGHAASIRQSNRDGQLRTLLITNFEIDLVVRAAAADSEADAPADGDPDLPASDLGGVDLAVRELGATKVSETRSR comes from the coding sequence ATGTCCTTAGATCCAGCCCCCCGGTATCGCCCGGCTCTGTACAGGATCTACCGCCCGGCGCTGCTGAGCGAAGTGATCGGGCAGGAACACGTCACGGGGCCGCTCGGCCGGGCGCTGGAGTCCGGCCAGCTCCACCATGCGTTCCTGTTCAGCGGACCACGGGGTTGCGGCAAGACTTCGACGGCCAGGATCTTGGCGCGTTCGATGCTGTGCGAGCGGGGACCGACGCCTGACCCCTGCGGGGAGTGCCAGTTCTGCGTCGCACTTGCCCCGAACGGCCCTGGCTTGATCGACGTCATCGAGCTTGACGCCGCGAGCCACGGCGGAGTCGACGACACGCGCGACCTGCGCGAGCGAGCCGCCTTCGTGCCAGCTCAGGCGCGGTTCAAGGTGTACATCATCGACGAAGCCCACATGGTCACCAAAGACGGCTTCAACGCACTTCTGAAGCTCATCGAAGAGCCACCGGACCACCTCAAGTTCATCTTCGCGACCACAGAGGTGGAGAAGGTAATCCCGACGATCCGGTCGCGCACGTTCAACTACGCCTTCCGGCTCGTCTCGGACCGGGAGATCCAGGAGAACCTGGCGATGATCTGCGACGCCGAGTCGGTGGAGTACGACGCTGGAGCTCTGATGCTGATCGCCAGAGCCGGAGGCGGCAGCGTCCGAGACGCCCAGAGCATCCTCGGCCAGTTGATCGCCGGGGCCTCCGGGAAGCCGCTACTTCAGTCGGAAGTCGCCGAGCAGCTAGGCGTCACTGACGAGGCACTGCTGGACGCGGTCGTTGAATGCCTGGCTGATCAGGACGGAGCTGGGCTCTTCGCCGTGATTGACAAAGTCATCAGTTCCGGCCACGACGTGAGACGTTTCGTCACGGATCTGCTCCACCGGTTCCGGGACTTGCTGGTTCTTTGCCACGCCGGCTCCAATCCGGACTTGTTGGACGTGAGCAACGACCGTCTCGACACGTTGTCACACCAGGCAGGCCGCTTCTCACAGCAGGAGCTGTCGTGGCTATGCGATCAGGTCAACCAGGGGCTGAGCCACGTGAAGGGCAGCACTTCACCGAGGCTTCAGCTGGAGATCCTCGCGGCCAAGCTGCTGCTGCCGGCCGCGGCGGGAGATGACGCGTTGGCCTCCCGAGTCGCTACGGTCGAGCGCCGACTGGCGGCCTTGGGCAGCGGTGCCATCCACGTCACACCGGCTTCGGCGGCCCCTCCGACTGTTGCGGCTCCGCCCTCAGTAGCCCCGTCTGCGCCGTCTGCGGTGGGCCCTCCGGCTTCGGCGGCCCCACCAGCAAGGGGCGCGCGTGAGTCAGCCGGACCTCCGCCGCCACCCCGCCTCACGACCGTGCGCGAAGCCCGAACTCCCCAGGAAGAGCCAGAGCCATCCGAGGCCCCGACCGCAGCATCCTCCGCCGAACTCTCGGTTGAGTCTGTGCGGCGGATCTGGCAAGAACTCATGCAGCAAGTCGCAACCTCAAGTCGAGTTGCCGCGGCGATGTGGGAGGGCTCTGAGCCGGTGGCTATCGAGGACGGTCACCTCGTCGTGAGGGTGCCTACCGCCGGTCACGCGGCGTCGATCAGGCAGAGCAATCGGGATGGACAACTCCGGACCTTGCTGATCACGAACTTCGAGATTGACTTGGTTGTGCGAGCAGCCGCAGCAGACTCGGAGGCTGACGCCCCCGCCGACGGGGACCCTGATCTGCCAGCGTCCGACCTTGGCGGGGTGGACCTGGCCGTACGGGAGCTTGGCGCAACCAAGGTGAGCGAGACCAGGAGCCGCTGA
- the recR gene encoding recombination mediator RecR — MYEGALADLIEELGRLPGVGPKGAQRIAFYVLDADPTDVARLAETLRTVKERVRFCTICGNVTESDSCRICVDPGRDQSCLCVVEESKDVVAVERTREFHGRYHVLGGAISPIDGIGPGDLRIQELLQRLADGTVKEVIIATDPNLEGEATATYLSRLLSDVGVAVSRLASGLPVGGDLEYADEITLGRAFEGRRRL; from the coding sequence ATGTACGAAGGGGCTCTGGCCGATCTCATCGAGGAACTGGGGAGATTGCCAGGCGTCGGGCCGAAGGGCGCCCAGAGGATCGCCTTCTACGTCCTGGACGCCGACCCAACTGATGTGGCTCGTCTGGCGGAAACTCTGCGCACCGTCAAGGAGCGAGTTCGGTTCTGCACGATCTGCGGCAACGTCACCGAATCGGATAGCTGCCGGATTTGCGTCGACCCTGGACGCGATCAATCCTGCCTGTGTGTCGTGGAAGAGAGCAAGGACGTTGTAGCCGTGGAGCGCACGCGCGAGTTCCACGGCAGGTACCACGTCCTGGGTGGAGCGATCAGTCCCATCGACGGTATAGGGCCCGGCGATCTGCGAATACAGGAACTTCTTCAGCGCCTAGCTGACGGGACCGTCAAAGAGGTAATCATCGCGACTGACCCAAACCTTGAGGGTGAGGCCACTGCCACATACCTCAGCCGTCTGCTGAGCGACGTAGGCGTGGCCGTGAGCCGCCTTGCCAGCGGCCTTCCAGTCGGCGGTGATCTTGAGTACGCAGACGAGATCACGCTCGGCCGAGCATTCGAGGGCCGCCGCCGCCTCTGA
- a CDS encoding aspartate kinase has protein sequence MALVVQKFGGSSVGDAEAIRRVARRIVDTCDAGNQVIVVVSAMGDSTDDLTDLAMRVSPNPPGRELDMLLTAGERISMALLAMAIHDNGREARSYTGSQAGLLTTSTHGRARIIDVTPGRIQSALDDGAIPIVAGFQGVSQDTKDVTTLGRGGSDTTAVALAAALSADVCEIYTDVDGVFTADPRLVPKARMVRRIAYEDMLELAAVGTKVLHVRCVEYARRVGIPIHVRSSFSNTSGTWVVPDPTEGGKVEQPTISGVASDLNEAKITVLGVVDEPGKAAGIFQSVAGAHVNIDMIVQNVSAATTGRTDVTFTCAKEDIARAVDSLEDSKHLIGFDSLVSDKDIAKISLVGAGMRSHPGVSATFFSALADQGINIEMISTSEIRISVVIRAQDASRALRAVHTAFGLDAEGEAVVYAGTGR, from the coding sequence GTGGCTCTCGTCGTTCAGAAATTCGGCGGCTCCTCCGTCGGGGACGCCGAAGCCATCCGCAGAGTCGCCCGTCGGATTGTCGACACTTGCGACGCCGGCAACCAGGTCATCGTCGTGGTTTCCGCCATGGGTGACAGCACAGACGATCTCACGGACCTCGCCATGCGCGTGTCACCCAACCCACCGGGACGTGAACTCGACATGTTGCTCACGGCGGGCGAACGCATATCGATGGCACTGCTGGCCATGGCCATCCACGACAACGGGCGGGAAGCGCGCTCGTACACGGGGTCCCAGGCTGGACTGCTAACAACCTCCACGCACGGCAGGGCCCGGATCATCGACGTGACCCCAGGCAGGATTCAGAGCGCCCTCGACGACGGCGCGATACCGATCGTCGCGGGCTTCCAGGGCGTCAGCCAGGACACCAAGGACGTAACCACGCTTGGGCGGGGCGGCTCGGACACGACCGCCGTGGCACTGGCAGCGGCCTTGTCCGCGGATGTGTGCGAGATCTACACGGACGTTGACGGGGTCTTCACGGCTGACCCGCGGCTGGTCCCCAAGGCGAGGATGGTTCGCCGGATCGCATATGAGGACATGCTCGAACTAGCCGCGGTCGGCACCAAGGTCTTGCACGTGCGCTGCGTCGAGTACGCCCGCAGAGTCGGCATACCCATCCACGTAAGGTCCAGCTTCTCCAACACCTCGGGCACATGGGTTGTGCCGGACCCAACCGAAGGAGGAAAAGTGGAGCAACCCACCATCTCGGGAGTCGCCTCAGACCTGAACGAGGCCAAGATAACTGTGCTTGGCGTCGTCGATGAGCCGGGCAAGGCGGCCGGGATCTTCCAATCCGTAGCTGGCGCTCACGTGAATATCGACATGATCGTCCAGAACGTATCCGCGGCCACGACGGGACGCACGGACGTGACGTTCACGTGTGCCAAGGAAGACATCGCCAGAGCCGTCGACTCCTTGGAGGATTCGAAGCATCTCATCGGGTTCGACAGCCTTGTCAGCGACAAGGACATCGCGAAGATCTCCCTCGTAGGAGCGGGAATGCGCTCCCATCCCGGTGTTAGCGCGACGTTCTTCTCCGCGTTGGCGGATCAGGGGATCAACATCGAGATGATCTCAACCTCAGAGATCCGGATCTCCGTCGTGATTCGAGCACAGGATGCCTCGCGCGCACTGCGGGCCGTCCACACCGCCTTCGGGCTCGACGCCGAAGGCGAAGCCGTCGTATACGCCGGAACTGGACGCTGA
- a CDS encoding aspartate-semialdehyde dehydrogenase — protein MAKPTLAVVGATGAVGTVMLELLSTRPDVWGEIRLIASQRSAGKSLTVRGSDVRVLALSPEVFDDVDVAMFDVPDDVSAQWAPIAAAHGAVVVDNSAAFRMDPRVPLVVPEVNAAAASDRPLGIIANPNCTTLSMIVALGVLHRRWGLTQVIVASYQAASGAGQAGIDELRAQASILGLAPHVGESTGDVREALAAAGAPVCVAFPAPLAFNVIPWAGSLKDGGWTSEELKVRNESRKILGLPELRVSATCVRVPVITTHSLALHARFAEPVDANVARELFAAADGIEVLDDPRARVFPTPADVVGTDPTWVGRIRQAPDFPEALDFFVCGDNLRKGAALNTAQIAELVATELT, from the coding sequence ATGGCCAAACCGACTCTCGCAGTTGTAGGTGCCACCGGGGCCGTCGGCACGGTGATGCTCGAGCTTCTGTCCACCCGGCCTGACGTCTGGGGCGAGATCCGACTGATCGCCTCGCAGCGCAGCGCGGGCAAGTCGCTAACGGTTCGCGGGTCCGACGTGCGGGTCCTCGCGCTGAGTCCGGAGGTATTCGACGACGTCGACGTAGCGATGTTCGACGTCCCGGACGACGTCTCGGCCCAGTGGGCTCCGATCGCCGCAGCTCACGGAGCGGTCGTGGTCGACAACTCCGCCGCGTTCCGGATGGACCCCCGTGTGCCTCTGGTAGTGCCCGAGGTCAACGCGGCGGCAGCGAGCGACAGACCTCTGGGGATCATCGCCAACCCCAACTGCACGACGCTTTCCATGATCGTCGCGTTAGGCGTGTTGCACCGCCGCTGGGGACTCACACAGGTAATAGTCGCTTCCTACCAAGCCGCCTCCGGCGCTGGTCAAGCGGGCATCGATGAACTGCGCGCCCAAGCGTCAATCCTGGGCCTGGCGCCCCACGTCGGCGAATCGACCGGGGACGTGCGTGAAGCTCTCGCCGCGGCAGGAGCCCCCGTGTGTGTGGCGTTTCCCGCTCCATTGGCGTTCAACGTCATTCCGTGGGCGGGATCGCTGAAGGACGGCGGCTGGACGTCGGAGGAGTTGAAGGTGCGCAACGAGTCGCGCAAGATCCTCGGACTGCCGGAACTGAGAGTCTCGGCGACTTGCGTGCGTGTCCCAGTGATCACGACGCACTCGCTGGCACTCCACGCCCGGTTCGCTGAGCCCGTCGATGCGAATGTGGCCCGCGAATTGTTCGCGGCAGCCGATGGCATCGAGGTGCTGGACGATCCGCGGGCGCGCGTGTTCCCCACCCCTGCGGACGTCGTGGGTACTGACCCCACCTGGGTCGGCCGGATCCGCCAAGCGCCCGACTTCCCGGAGGCCCTGGACTTCTTCGTGTGCGGAGACAATCTGCGCAAAGGCGCAGCACTCAACACTGCCCAGATCGCCGAGCTAGTCGCAACCGAGCTCACCTGA
- a CDS encoding NAD(P) transhydrogenase subunit alpha, whose product MTTATTVLASSGGDVSEYSQIALLTIFILSIFVGFEVISKVSSILHTPLMSGANAIHGIVLLGAILVTAPAEDPLTLTLGTVAVVLGSMNLVGGFVVTDRMLEMFKSRGKEQASAEGGDL is encoded by the coding sequence TTGACCACGGCGACAACTGTCCTGGCGTCCTCAGGAGGTGACGTCAGCGAATACAGCCAGATCGCGCTGCTGACAATCTTCATCCTGAGTATCTTCGTAGGATTCGAAGTCATCTCCAAGGTGTCCTCGATCCTCCACACCCCGCTGATGTCCGGCGCGAACGCGATTCACGGGATCGTTCTACTCGGCGCGATCTTGGTCACGGCCCCGGCGGAAGACCCGCTGACCCTCACCCTTGGGACGGTCGCGGTAGTGCTCGGCTCAATGAACCTAGTCGGCGGCTTCGTAGTCACCGACCGCATGCTCGAGATGTTCAAGAGCCGTGGCAAGGAACAAGCCAGCGCTGAGGGCGGCGACCTATGA
- a CDS encoding NAD(P) transhydrogenase subunit alpha: protein MRLFVPAETRDGERRVAVVADVVGKLSQLGLDVDVQTGAGSAALASDDAYREAGATVIADADVQSAFSQADIVATVRPLPAAQASLVKSGAVCLSLLQPGQDTETIEALAKRGATAMSFDLIPRISRAQSMDALTSQALVTGYRATLVGAELLPKFFPLFMTAAGTIPPAKVLVLGAGVAGLQAIATAKRLGAKVSAYDVRPASADEVKSMGGTFINLDLETAAGTGGYAKEMSQDRAARQQELLTPYVAGSDVVITTAAVPGRRAPLLLTEQMVATMRPGSVVIDLASESGGNVAGSKPGETTDIGGVRVWGAKDVASDMPAHASRMYAMNVLAVLELIVSEGALNLDPEDEVVAGSAVVLEGEVENPVAREALGLPEKPPAEDAAPGVGGN from the coding sequence GTGCGCCTATTCGTACCAGCGGAGACCCGCGATGGTGAGCGCCGCGTTGCTGTTGTCGCCGACGTTGTAGGCAAGCTGAGCCAACTCGGCCTCGATGTCGACGTCCAAACCGGAGCAGGATCCGCCGCACTGGCCAGCGACGATGCCTACCGGGAGGCGGGGGCTACGGTAATCGCCGACGCCGACGTCCAGTCCGCGTTTTCCCAAGCTGACATCGTCGCGACGGTCAGGCCGCTTCCCGCAGCGCAAGCATCGCTGGTGAAGTCCGGCGCGGTGTGCTTGTCCCTGCTCCAGCCGGGCCAAGACACCGAGACCATAGAGGCACTCGCCAAGCGCGGCGCCACGGCAATGTCATTCGACCTGATCCCGCGGATCTCGCGGGCGCAGTCGATGGACGCACTCACCTCCCAAGCCCTGGTCACTGGCTACCGCGCAACCCTGGTGGGAGCGGAGCTACTGCCGAAGTTCTTCCCGCTGTTCATGACCGCGGCGGGGACGATCCCTCCCGCGAAGGTCCTGGTCCTGGGAGCAGGCGTCGCCGGCTTGCAGGCGATCGCGACCGCCAAGAGGCTGGGCGCGAAAGTGTCCGCTTATGACGTTCGTCCAGCCAGTGCCGATGAGGTCAAGTCGATGGGCGGGACCTTCATCAACCTCGATCTTGAGACCGCGGCCGGCACTGGCGGATACGCCAAGGAGATGTCCCAGGACCGGGCCGCACGCCAGCAGGAGCTCCTGACGCCATACGTGGCCGGTTCCGACGTCGTGATCACCACGGCTGCCGTGCCCGGAAGGCGAGCGCCCTTGTTGCTGACCGAGCAGATGGTCGCCACGATGCGTCCTGGATCGGTTGTCATCGACCTAGCGAGCGAAAGCGGCGGCAACGTCGCCGGCTCCAAGCCCGGCGAGACGACCGACATCGGCGGCGTTCGGGTTTGGGGCGCGAAGGATGTGGCGAGTGACATGCCCGCGCATGCCTCCCGCATGTACGCGATGAATGTTCTGGCTGTGCTCGAACTCATCGTGTCGGAGGGTGCGTTGAACTTGGACCCCGAAGATGAAGTCGTCGCAGGGTCCGCCGTAGTCCTTGAAGGGGAAGTCGAGAATCCGGTGGCCCGCGAAGCGCTTGGCTTGCCGGAGAAGCCACCGGCCGAAGACGCAGCACCAGGCGTAGGAGGGAACTGA